The Paraburkholderia megapolitana genomic sequence CCTACACCCCTGACCCCTTGATAACAGTGCCGTCGAAAAACGTGACGGGCTTGCTGAAGCAGGCACCTACTATAGGCGGCCAAAGTTCCCCGGTCAACAAATAGCCGCTGCAAAATGCGGATAGGAAAATGCGTGTCAAAAAGCTGCACAAAAGCGGAAGCAATGAAACACGACCCCAGACTGGCACTGTATCCGCTCACTCGTGAACAGGCCATGTTTGCACGCGTCTGGCACAACATGACGTATGCGTGTTCCTCAGGCACGCCCCGCGTGCGTGTCATGCATGCGGTCAACATCCTCGAAGGACTGCTTTCGATGAGACGGCGTCCAGAAGCCGGTGACTCGCGTTTCATTACGACGCGCCTGGGTTTAGCAATAGAAACGCGTGCGTAAAAATCTGTTCCCTGAGGGCACTCTTGGGCTGACACTGCTTTCAGAATGAAATAGGATCTAATCCTACTCGTGGAGGAATCCCGTCATGCGGATAGATAGCGTCAAGCAGTTTGACCGGTTTACCGGCAATCATTCTGGCCGGTCGGCCGGGATGTTTGTCGTTGGTTATTGCGCCATGGGCGTCGCTCCTTCTTCGTGATTGTCGCGGATTGATTGTCGGCGCCGCCTGGCCTGTTTGTCGCTGGCCGTGCGGCGCCGGTAGCTTTCGACGTTCATTTCGAAGATCGTCGAGTGATGAACGAGCCGGTCAATTGCGGCGACGGTCATGCCGGGATCAGGGAACACGTTGTCCCAGCCGGAGAATGGCTGGTTGGCGGTGATGAGAATGCTGCGGCGCTCGTAGCGTTCGGCGATCAGCTCGAACAGCACACTGGTTTCAGCCTGATCCTTGCGTGCATAAGACAGATCGTCGAGGATGATCAGGTCGAAGCGGTCGAGCTTGGACAACGCGGAAGGCAGTTGCAGGTTCTGCCGCGCTGCCTGCAGTTTCTGCACAAGCTCGCTGGTGCGCGTGAACAGTACGCGATAGCCGGCGTCGATCAGCGCGTGGCCGATGGCGCACCCCAGATGACTCTTGCCACCGCCCGGCGGGCCGAAGATCAGCACCGTGGCGCCTTTCTCCAGCCAGGCGTCGCCGCTGGCCAGCGCCGTGACGTGAGCGTTCGAGACCATGGGCACCAGACTGAAGTCGAAGGTGGCGAGGGTCTTGGTCGGATCCAGACGGGACTCGCTGCGGTGACGCTCGGTTCTTCGTTTAGCCCGCTCGGCGAGTTCGTGTTCAAGCAGTGCGCCAAGCAGCCGGGTCGCCTGCCAGCCCTCCCTGTCGGCACGCTGTACGAATTCGGGCCAGAGACGAGCAATGGTCGGCAGGCGCAGCTCGTTGAGCATCAGGGCGAGACTACCCGTGTCGTAGACGATGGGTGTGCTCATACCGATACCTCCTCAACCAGCAGGGTGTCGTAGCTACTGGCCGGCGGCATCACGACGCTGACAGCGGGGCAATCGGCATGGCGCGGCGCGAACTCCTCACGCAGCGCCGGCAGGTCCGGCAACGCACCGTCAACCAGCAGCCCTGCGAGTCGCCCGGCGAGCACCGCCTCGACTCCATCGAGCGCAGCCAGCTCAAGCAGTCCGACCATGGTCCGGCAGGCATCGCGTTGCGTCATCCGGGCTTCGAGCTGCTCCCAGGTTCCGCGATAGGCCTCACGTGGAAACAGGTCGTCGCGAAACGCCAGTCCCTTGAAGGCCCCGGGCTTACGCTTGAGTGCTTCGATGAAGTGCCGGTAGTTGATGGCGCGACGAGAGCTGCTGGCTGCGTGAGAACCCCTCGGCGTGCTGTGTACCATTGCACCGGACAGGTAACAGTCAAGCCGGTCCCCGTAGACTCTCACCTTCAGACGATGGCCAATCAGCCGTGACGGCGCGCTATACAGGATGCCGCGTATGGTAAAGGTGCTGCAGCGTGTGACGCGCGCTTCTTCCTCGACGAAGTCAGTGGTACGACGCAGCGGCAGATCGATGAGCTGTTCACGCTCGATGCGAAACGCCGCCGCATTACGCCGGTTGCGGCGCATGACGACTTCACGCAGGAATTCGTCGTACGCCGCGCGATCGTTGAAATCCCGATGGCCGCGTAGCATCAGCGCCTGGTCGACCGCTTCCTTCAGATAACGATGTGACGATTCCACACTACCGTTCTCGTGGCCCTGGCCGCGGTTGTTACGCGTACCGCTCATGCCGTAGTGTTCGAGCAATGCCGCGTAGCGCACTGTGAAGTCTGCTTCGTCCTGCAGGTTCTTGAAGGCAGCTGACAGGCTGTCGGTGCGATGTTCGCGCGGGCAGCCACCTGCTTGCCAGAGCGCATTCTGCAAACCCACGGAAAGCGCCTCGAAACTCTCACCGCCTTCGACGACATTGGCGTATTCCCAGCGCGAGAAAGCCAGGACGAAGTGATACAGCCGGTGATCGAACCGTACGCCCGCGACCGTGATGCGCAGATCAGCCATATCGGTGAAGTCCGACAGCCCCCGTGCGCCGGGTTCGTGCAGTTGAGGGAAGAACACTTCCTTCGGCGGACCGGCCATCGCCCGCCAGTGGCTGACGCGCCGCTCGAGCGTCCTGCGCACGCCATCTGGATATTGATCCGGATGATCGTCCTGCAGCTTGCGCAGGATGGTGATCGCCTGCAATCGAGGCGCGTTCATGAGCAACGGTACGATCTCCGTGTCCCAGACATCGGCAAGCGGATCGGGACGCGAGCGCCAGTAGCGACGAGGTTTCTGCGACGGCAGCCGGGCGTCGTGTTCGATGCGCCGCGCGCTACGCACGCTGATACCGGCCTTGGCCGCGGCGACTTCCTGAGAGTGGTGTTTGCGTTTAGACATATAGAGGCGAACCTGCTGGTCGGTCATCATGGGCTGATCGCGTCTTCACTTGATCAGCCATCCTAAGACCCGGCCCACTCGGCGCCGCCGGTGATTCGTCGTCTCCGGCGGCTACGCCGCCTCCGACTCCTCACCACCGGCCAGAACCTTCGCCGCTATACCGGACAAAATGATTGTCGCCGCCCATGCGGACGACCCAGCAACTCAGCATCACGTTGCCCAACGAAATGGCCGAGTTTGTGCGATCGAAAGTCGCCAACGGCGAGTATGCAACCGACTCCGAAGTGATCCGCGACGCGCTGCGCGCGCTAGCCGCGCGTGACCGGGCGGTCGAATCGTGGCTACGCGAATCAGTCGTGCCAGCGGCCGCCGCGCTCAAGGCCCACCCGACGCGGGCACTTGACCCCGACGCTGTGCGGCAGTCGCTCGCCAGTCGCCGCGCGTCGCGTTCGTGAGCGCCGCACGACTGCGTGTCGTTTTTTCGCCGGAAGCGCCCAACCAGCTGGCGGATCTGGAGCTCACGATCGCGGCAGCAGGCATGCCGCAGACCACGGAGCGCTACGTCGACACCAGCCGGTGGCCCGGCCGACGAAAATCTCTAAGATGACGCTTCAAGCGCAGGCTGATCCAGGGCGACTGTGTCTACGATGGCCTGGAGTTCAACGAGCAGGTCTGGCTGTTGTGCTTTCAGGTACTGTTGCACCGATTCGTTTTCGATCAGCCTCGCGAGATAACCCTTTGCGAGCACAAGATTGAGCACGTCCTGCCCATACGTCTGCTCTACCAGCTTGTATTGTCCTTGCAGATTACTCATCTCGCGCTCCATTTTCGCCATCTGCTCGGGACCCACACCCGTCAGCTTCCGGGGTTTCTTCCCGTCGACCAGCCGGGAGGCAGGTGTCGCAACGAGCAGCGCTTCGGCATACGGCACGGACAGGTTGTTCGCCGCAGTCATCAACTCTACGCATTCGACCTGCCGTGTCGGTTTCATCTTGCGAAGCGCACGGACCAGTTCCGGTGAAAACTGCCTGTCCTTCAGCAGGTCGGCGGCCTCCGCGCAGATGCCGTTGAGCAACGTCAACCGCTTGAGGATCTGGGTCACGTCAACGGCAAGCGCCTTTGCCAGCCGTTCCGGTGAGACGCCCCGCTCGACAGCGCGCCGGATCATGTGATGCTCCTGGATCGTCGAGAGCCGGTTCACCCTGTTGTTAAAGGTATAGCTCTCGTCGTCAGTCGCGACCAGACAGGCAGCGGTTTCGAACCGGAGATCCTGAAGCACGGTGAGTCGCAGATGACCATCGAGCAGCACATGCTGACCTGACGTGGAGTCGGCAGGCATGACCGACAGTGGCTCAATCATTCCCACCTCCTCGATCGAGCTCCTGATCTGCCTGAACTTGCGTGTAGCTGTCACGCCGGACGATAAACGTCTCGATGGCAGGATATTCGCGACCGGAACCGTAAGCGGTTCGGGAACAAATCCAAGCGCGACGGTGCTCATGCTGAACTCCCGCCAGGCCATACCCGCTCTGCCAGATACTTCGGCAACGTCGCCAGTCCCTCCGCGCGTAGCAGATTGACGAAATTCTCATTGGCGAACAGTTGCCGGAGCGCTCCGACCACGAACAGCAGCCGTTGCTGGGTGAACTCGGCCTTCCTGACCATGGTCTTCTGGCGCTCCACCTCACGCTGATACGTTCGTACCAGGCTCGATGACGTGACGTCCGTTACCTTGCGCGGCATGTTCCGGGCGGACGAACGCCCGAGCGTCTTCCGGCGCTCGATGATCCGCCGGGCGTCTAACAGCTGCTGGCCCCGTAACCTGCCGGATTCATACGCCTCCTGCAGCGCAGTCTGGATGGCTTCGTCGCTGTCACCAGCACCGACAATCGACAGTGCAGCGTTCAGCGGGATCTGCCCTTTCTCCACTGCAATGACAAGCCGCTCCTCGCCGTGATGCAGCAGCGTGAGGATGCCCTGCACGTACTGCATCGTGAGACCCGTCTTCTCTGCGATGGCTCTCGGAGCATAGCCACGTTCCTGCAGGTCACGGATTCCGGCAAGCA encodes the following:
- the istB gene encoding IS21-like element helper ATPase IstB, coding for MSTPIVYDTGSLALMLNELRLPTIARLWPEFVQRADREGWQATRLLGALLEHELAERAKRRTERHRSESRLDPTKTLATFDFSLVPMVSNAHVTALASGDAWLEKGATVLIFGPPGGGKSHLGCAIGHALIDAGYRVLFTRTSELVQKLQAARQNLQLPSALSKLDRFDLIILDDLSYARKDQAETSVLFELIAERYERRSILITANQPFSGWDNVFPDPGMTVAAIDRLVHHSTIFEMNVESYRRRTASDKQARRRRQSIRDNHEEGATPMAQ
- the istA gene encoding IS21 family transposase, with the translated sequence MMTDQQVRLYMSKRKHHSQEVAAAKAGISVRSARRIEHDARLPSQKPRRYWRSRPDPLADVWDTEIVPLLMNAPRLQAITILRKLQDDHPDQYPDGVRRTLERRVSHWRAMAGPPKEVFFPQLHEPGARGLSDFTDMADLRITVAGVRFDHRLYHFVLAFSRWEYANVVEGGESFEALSVGLQNALWQAGGCPREHRTDSLSAAFKNLQDEADFTVRYAALLEHYGMSGTRNNRGQGHENGSVESSHRYLKEAVDQALMLRGHRDFNDRAAYDEFLREVVMRRNRRNAAAFRIEREQLIDLPLRRTTDFVEEEARVTRCSTFTIRGILYSAPSRLIGHRLKVRVYGDRLDCYLSGAMVHSTPRGSHAASSSRRAINYRHFIEALKRKPGAFKGLAFRDDLFPREAYRGTWEQLEARMTQRDACRTMVGLLELAALDGVEAVLAGRLAGLLVDGALPDLPALREEFAPRHADCPAVSVVMPPASSYDTLLVEEVSV
- a CDS encoding type II toxin-antitoxin system ParD family antitoxin, whose translation is MRTTQQLSITLPNEMAEFVRSKVANGEYATDSEVIRDALRALAARDRAVESWLRESVVPAAAALKAHPTRALDPDAVRQSLASRRASRS
- a CDS encoding plasmid partitioning protein RepB C-terminal domain-containing protein codes for the protein MSTVALGFVPEPLTVPVANILPSRRLSSGVTATRKFRQIRSSIEEVGMIEPLSVMPADSTSGQHVLLDGHLRLTVLQDLRFETAACLVATDDESYTFNNRVNRLSTIQEHHMIRRAVERGVSPERLAKALAVDVTQILKRLTLLNGICAEAADLLKDRQFSPELVRALRKMKPTRQVECVELMTAANNLSVPYAEALLVATPASRLVDGKKPRKLTGVGPEQMAKMEREMSNLQGQYKLVEQTYGQDVLNLVLAKGYLARLIENESVQQYLKAQQPDLLVELQAIVDTVALDQPALEASS
- a CDS encoding plasmid partitioning protein RepB C-terminal domain-containing protein, encoding MNQSGQPAKLRMIPIDQIEVINPRERNNRVFEEIVGNIKAIGLKKPIVVTPRATASGIERYLLVCGEGRLKAFRALGETTIPALVVSVSDEDAFIMSLTENIARRQCRPLELLAGIRDLQERGYAPRAIAEKTGLTMQYVQGILTLLHHGEERLVIAVEKGQIPLNAALSIVGAGDSDEAIQTALQEAYESGRLRGQQLLDARRIIERRKTLGRSSARNMPRKVTDVTSSSLVRTYQREVERQKTMVRKAEFTQQRLLFVVGALRQLFANENFVNLLRAEGLATLPKYLAERVWPGGSSA